In the genome of Candidatus Methylomirabilota bacterium, the window TCCATACGCCCAGGCGTAGCTGAGTGCCGCCCCGATAGACGGCGTCGGAGCCGTGGCCGATTGGCCGGAGACGATCGAGACGCCGACCGTGTGCCGGGACGCCACCACGAACGCGTTGTGGTAGTACGGTGTCCACTTGACATAAGAAAGACCGCCGATCAGAACCGCGAGAAGTACCGCGGTCCCCATAACATAGCGATTCAGACCGCCCATCGCGACCATCCGCCTGTCCATCATCATCGCGTCGCTCCCCTCGCCGGTGCGGGAGTTATGACCCGGTGAGCATTCAGATGCGCTGGCGCCGAGAGAGATTCGTGGGCGCGTTGCCGATCGGCCTGTCCGATTCCGGCTTCACTGAATCATTGGGCGAGGGATGGCGGGCCAGAGATCTACTGGGACTGGAATCAGATCCTTTCAACGGGAATATCCGAATTGCGTCGCGGGTTATGAGGACGAGGCGGCGACTGGCGCCCACACCACCGCGACCGGGGGCGGTCAAGACGCGGCTCTGTCCGCCGCTCAGTCCTGGCGTGGCGAAGATTTCACAACCGTTTGACAACTGACGAGCGCCCGGTGTTAGGATCGGCCCCACACCATCGATGATGGGCCCTCTATCGGGAGGTGCCGTGAGCTTGTCCCTCGGCGTCGGCCTCACGAACGCCTGTGACTTGGCGTGCGCCCACTGCTACCGAGACACCGAGCGCATCGATCAGCTCTCGCTCGAGCAGGTCGTCTCCGCCTGCGAGTGCCTTCCGGTACGCTCGGTCAACCTCGGCACGGGTGAGAACGGTCTCCACCCGGACTACGCCGAGATCGTCAGGGCGCTCGCCGCGCGCGGCGTGAAGCTCTCGCTCACGTCCAACGGCTTCACCATCGACCGCTCGTCGGACGAGACCCTCAAAGCCTTCCGCGAGGTCGAGGTCTCGATCGACTTCCCGACGGAGGCGGAGCAGGACGGATTCCGTGGCCACGGAAACTGGAAGCGCGTCATGGCGGCCATCGAGCGCTCCCGGGGACTCGGCGTGACCGTGACCGTCCTGACGGTGATGATGAAGACGAACTTCCGCCGGCTCCCGGAGATCGCGAAGGTCGCCTTCGCCGCGGGCGCCAACTACCGCGTCAACGTGTACCAGCCAGTCAAGACCGACACCTTCACGCTGACCTACGAGGAGTTCTGGGAGGGGTTCCGGCGGCTGCTCGCGGCGGCGCGGCTGGTCAGCACGACCGAGCCGATCCTCAACGCGATGCTCGGCGCGCCGTTCGAGAACGGCTCGGGCTGCGGCCGCCGGACCGTGCGCATCACACCGAAGGGCCAGATCATCCCGTGCGTGTACTGGCGCACGTCGGACCTGCGCCTTGAGGATCTGCCCGCGCAGGGCGCGGATGGGGTGCTCGCTTCGCCCCAGTTCGCGCGCGTCCGCCAGGTGCCTGACGTCTGCCGTGGCTGCCCGTTCGTCTCCGTCTGCCACGGAGGCTGCGCGGGCCGACGCGAGCTCACTGGGGGCGTCGAGCTCGCCGACCCGTACTGTCCGCTGGTGCGGGGCAAGCGGGTCGACCTCGAGTGGGCCCCCGCGGCCCAGCGCGAGCTCTTGAAAACGGGCAGCGCCTGCACGACCGTGCTGGCCCCGGCCTGAGGGACCGCGCGTGAAGGCGACGCTGATCATCCCCGCCCTCAACGAAGCCGAGACGATCGGGCCGCTCCTCCGTCGCGTGCCGCGAGAGGCGGTCGCCGAGGTGGTCGTGGTGGACAACGGCTCGACCGACGCCACGCGCGCAATTGCCGCCGGGGCCGGCGCGCGGGTCATCGCTGAACCGCGGCGCGGCTACGGCGCGGCGTGCTGGGCCGGCCTCAGCGCGCTTCGCCCCGACGCAGACGTCGCCGTGTTCCTCGACGGCGACGGCAGCCAGCATCCCGAGGAGCTCCCCCGGGTCCTGGAGCCGCTGGTCGCTGGCCGGGCGGACCTCGTCCTCGGCGCGCGGCAACTCGGCGGCGACCATCCGCTCCACGCCGCTCTCGGTACAAAGCTCGTGGCCGCGTTCGTCGCGTGGCGATACGGCGTCAGACTCACTGACATTGGTCCCTATCGGGCGATCCGCGTCCCCCTGCTGAAGGAGCTCGGGATGCGCGACCGCGCCTTCGGCTGGCCTGTGGAGATGGTCGTGAAGGCGGCGGCCGCCGGCGCCCGCATCGTCGAGGTCCCCGTGTCGCACTCGCCCCGTCAAGGGGGACGATCGAAAGTCTCCGGGACACTCTCCGGTAGCGTGCGGGCGGGCTACGCCTTCGTGACGACCGCGCTGCGCGCCGCGCGGGAAAGCTCGTGAGCACCGCGGTCAGCCTACCGCTCAAGCCCGCCCTGCCGCGCTCGCTCTATCTCGAGACGACGAGCCGCTGCAACTCGCTTTGCAAAACGTGCATCCTCACCTTCGGCGGCCGCGAGCCCCAGAAGGATCTCGGCTGGGAAGAGTTCCGGCGGGTGGTGGACCAGTTCCCGGCGCTCGAGCGCGTCCTCCTCCACGGGATCGGCGAGCCGCTCCTGAACCGGGAGCTCCCACGCATGATCGCTCACCTCAAGGGCCGCAGCGCCACGGTGCTCTTCAACTCCAACGCGATCACGCTGAGCCAGCGGCTCGGCCGCGCGCTGATCGACGCGGGGCTGGACGAGCTGCGCGTGTCGCTCGACGGCACCACGCCCGCGACATACGCGCGGGTGCGCGGCGTGGACGCCTTCGCAAAGGTCGTGGCGAACCTCGAGCGGTTCGTCGAGGTGAAGCGCGAGGCGGGCGCGTCAAACCCGCGCGTGTCCCTCTGGTTCACGGGCCTCCGGGACAACATCGAGGAGATCCCCGGGCTGGTCCCGCTCGCCGTGCGCACGGGTGCCGCCGGCATCTATCTCCAGCGACTCGTGTACAACGGTCTGGGCCTCGCGACGAAGGAGCAGTCGCTCTACGGGCGTCTCCAGGAGCACGAAGCGGGCCTCATCCAGGAGACGGAGCGCGCCGCGCGCACCGCTGGCCTCGGCTTCTCGGCCTCGGGCGCCGCCGCGCCGGAGATCAGTCTCACGCCGTCCCACGACGATC includes:
- a CDS encoding radical SAM protein, whose translation is MSLSLGVGLTNACDLACAHCYRDTERIDQLSLEQVVSACECLPVRSVNLGTGENGLHPDYAEIVRALAARGVKLSLTSNGFTIDRSSDETLKAFREVEVSIDFPTEAEQDGFRGHGNWKRVMAAIERSRGLGVTVTVLTVMMKTNFRRLPEIAKVAFAAGANYRVNVYQPVKTDTFTLTYEEFWEGFRRLLAAARLVSTTEPILNAMLGAPFENGSGCGRRTVRITPKGQIIPCVYWRTSDLRLEDLPAQGADGVLASPQFARVRQVPDVCRGCPFVSVCHGGCAGRRELTGGVELADPYCPLVRGKRVDLEWAPAAQRELLKTGSACTTVLAPA
- a CDS encoding glycosyltransferase family 2 protein, whose product is MKATLIIPALNEAETIGPLLRRVPREAVAEVVVVDNGSTDATRAIAAGAGARVIAEPRRGYGAACWAGLSALRPDADVAVFLDGDGSQHPEELPRVLEPLVAGRADLVLGARQLGGDHPLHAALGTKLVAAFVAWRYGVRLTDIGPYRAIRVPLLKELGMRDRAFGWPVEMVVKAAAAGARIVEVPVSHSPRQGGRSKVSGTLSGSVRAGYAFVTTALRAARESS
- a CDS encoding radical SAM protein produces the protein MSTAVSLPLKPALPRSLYLETTSRCNSLCKTCILTFGGREPQKDLGWEEFRRVVDQFPALERVLLHGIGEPLLNRELPRMIAHLKGRSATVLFNSNAITLSQRLGRALIDAGLDELRVSLDGTTPATYARVRGVDAFAKVVANLERFVEVKREAGASNPRVSLWFTGLRDNIEEIPGLVPLAVRTGAAGIYLQRLVYNGLGLATKEQSLYGRLQEHEAGLIQETERAARTAGLGFSASGAAAPEISLTPSHDDRPWSQCRRPWSLVYVTVHGNVLPCCIAPWITEYYDGIVLGNLYRQSLEEIWWGDRYLDFRTAIQTDMPPEPCRGCGVKWSL